A genomic segment from Nonomuraea helvata encodes:
- a CDS encoding ABC transporter permease has protein sequence MTEAPLRRTLPRIPDRFAALGAVLIVLVLLAAIFAPWLAPYPVDQLKPVEGLQPPSGAHWFGTDQYGRDVLTRILYGGRTSLFIAVAVLAVSSAVGVTLGVVAGYAGGWIRDVIMRVTDVFLAFPALLLSLALAVVLQPSVNTVILAIAVTWWPWYTRLAASVAASIATRSYVDAARCLGVPAPLIVLRHVLPNSLTPVLVQLSLDAGGVILTSAALSYLGLGAQEPTAEWGLMVQQGQTLFTTNWWVVTFPGLAILVTAFAFNVLGEGLRNALDPRSGGARQERAKPTSAEAAATISTRAVR, from the coding sequence ATGACCGAAGCTCCCCTGCGCCGCACGCTGCCCAGGATCCCCGACCGGTTCGCCGCGCTCGGCGCGGTGCTCATCGTGCTGGTCCTCCTGGCCGCGATCTTCGCGCCGTGGCTCGCCCCGTACCCCGTGGACCAGCTCAAGCCGGTGGAGGGGCTGCAGCCGCCGAGCGGCGCCCACTGGTTCGGGACCGACCAGTACGGCCGTGACGTGCTCACGAGGATCCTGTACGGCGGCCGCACCTCGCTGTTCATCGCCGTGGCGGTCCTGGCCGTGTCGTCGGCGGTCGGGGTCACGCTCGGCGTGGTCGCCGGGTACGCGGGCGGCTGGATCAGGGACGTCATCATGCGGGTCACGGACGTGTTCCTGGCCTTCCCCGCGCTGCTGCTCTCCCTGGCCCTGGCCGTGGTGCTCCAGCCCAGCGTGAACACGGTCATCCTGGCCATCGCGGTGACGTGGTGGCCCTGGTACACCCGGCTGGCCGCCTCCGTGGCCGCCTCGATCGCCACCCGCAGCTACGTGGACGCCGCCCGGTGCCTCGGCGTGCCGGCGCCGCTGATCGTGCTCAGGCACGTGCTGCCGAACTCGCTCACCCCCGTGCTGGTCCAGCTCTCCCTGGACGCGGGCGGCGTGATCCTGACCTCGGCGGCGCTGTCGTACCTGGGGCTGGGCGCGCAGGAGCCGACGGCGGAGTGGGGGCTGATGGTGCAGCAGGGGCAGACGCTCTTCACCACGAACTGGTGGGTGGTCACGTTCCCCGGGCTCGCGATCCTGGTGACGGCGTTCGCGTTCAACGTGCTGGGGGAGGGTTTGCGCAACGCGCTGGATCCCCGGAGCGGAGGAGCTCGGCAGGAGAGAGCGAAGCCAACGAGTGCCGAAGCGGCCGCGACCATAAGCACGAGGGCGGTCAGATGA
- a CDS encoding ABC transporter permease, whose translation MLRYLTRRLGQALLVVAGVVVLTFAVMRLVPGDPAVAFAGPKATPEELAAARRQFGLDDSIPVQLLNYVRDLLSGDWGISLHTRQPVRDDLYLAFPASLELVGTALLIAVVVGIPVGVLAARYKTKFPDIGVRFGSMLAVSVPVFWLALALQTVFASNLGWFPIAGEYDAKLDTTSPLTLWTNITVVDALITGNWPIFTSTLQHLVLPALVVAAYPTGVIAQMTRAALIEESGQDHTRLERALGFGETSILTRFALRPALNPVLSLIALVFAYSIVNGFLVEAVFNWPGLGRYAADSIRSLDTPAIAGVTLLVALVYVLANLVVDILQGFVDPRTRAR comes from the coding sequence ATGCTGCGTTACCTGACCCGCCGGCTCGGCCAGGCCCTCCTGGTCGTGGCCGGCGTGGTCGTGCTCACGTTCGCCGTCATGCGGCTGGTGCCGGGGGATCCGGCGGTCGCGTTCGCCGGGCCGAAGGCCACGCCGGAGGAGCTCGCCGCGGCACGCAGGCAGTTCGGGCTCGACGACTCGATCCCCGTACAGCTCCTGAACTACGTACGCGACCTGCTCTCGGGCGACTGGGGCATCAGCCTGCACACCAGGCAACCAGTGCGTGACGACCTCTACCTGGCCTTTCCCGCTTCTCTTGAGCTGGTCGGTACGGCTCTGCTCATCGCGGTCGTCGTGGGCATCCCGGTCGGAGTGCTCGCAGCCCGCTATAAGACGAAATTTCCGGATATAGGGGTGCGGTTCGGCAGCATGCTGGCCGTCTCCGTCCCGGTCTTCTGGCTGGCCCTGGCCCTGCAGACGGTCTTCGCCAGCAACCTCGGCTGGTTCCCGATCGCAGGCGAGTACGACGCCAAGCTCGACACCACCAGCCCGCTCACCCTCTGGACGAACATCACCGTCGTCGACGCCCTCATCACCGGCAACTGGCCCATCTTCACCAGCACGCTCCAGCACCTGGTGCTGCCCGCGCTGGTCGTGGCCGCGTACCCGACGGGCGTGATCGCCCAGATGACCAGGGCGGCGCTCATCGAGGAGTCCGGACAGGACCACACCAGGCTGGAACGCGCACTCGGCTTCGGCGAGACGTCCATCCTGACCAGGTTCGCCCTGCGACCCGCGTTGAACCCCGTCCTGTCGCTGATCGCCCTGGTCTTCGCCTACTCGATCGTCAACGGTTTCCTCGTCGAGGCCGTGTTCAACTGGCCCGGTCTGGGCCGCTACGCCGCCGACTCGATCCGCTCGCTGGACACCCCGGCCATCGCGGGCGTCACGCTGCTCGTGGCCCTGGTGTACGTGCTGGCCAACCTGGTCGTGGACATCCTCCAGGGCTTCGTCGACCCGCGAACGAGGGCCCGATGA
- a CDS encoding ABC transporter substrate-binding protein produces the protein MRWHKRLLVAGVTGAVALTASACAGGQVRGAGGTPKPAASDSSQPAASPAAQANDSTFVYVPNLDVVTDWDPATSYSNEIMAMQNIYEGLTRYNSQSRKAEPRLATEWSSADGGKEWTFKLRQGVKFHSGATLDAEAAKKAIERTIEKKGGASYIWGAVKKIDAVDPSTLKFTLKYATPLDLVASSAYASYIYDVNAVDKDGKSDAGTGPYTIGSWQKGKETELTLKAFDGYWGGWKPEQYKKVAFRVTPEITTAWQLLQKGEVNFVQRLNPQLFEKAGMTENVKTSSSPSFQNLLVLFNTATGPTKNVKIRQALQYAIDYDGLTAALKGSGEKASGLVPQGLLGHINGMEPKQDLAKAQALLAEAGYGPDNPELKLTMTYAQGDDDQKLLVTLLSSALKGVNVTLQAKPMSWAAQWDLGKKQGQDIFVMYWYPDYPDAYSWFLNVFKSADKPQFNLSYLKDPAVDKEIDSLPQLTATDQLQADLAYKDLQKKIIEEQAAVAVPYVQTYQRALTADVEGYVDNPAYPNVVFFYDLKRAS, from the coding sequence ATGCGCTGGCACAAGCGTCTGCTCGTCGCCGGGGTCACCGGTGCCGTGGCCTTGACCGCATCCGCGTGCGCGGGCGGCCAGGTGCGCGGCGCCGGCGGGACCCCCAAGCCGGCGGCGAGCGACAGCAGTCAGCCGGCGGCCTCCCCGGCCGCCCAGGCCAACGACAGCACGTTCGTCTACGTGCCGAACCTGGACGTGGTCACCGACTGGGACCCGGCGACCTCGTACTCCAACGAGATCATGGCCATGCAGAACATCTACGAGGGCCTGACCAGGTACAACTCCCAGTCCCGCAAGGCCGAGCCGCGCCTGGCCACCGAGTGGAGCTCGGCGGACGGCGGCAAGGAGTGGACGTTCAAGCTGCGCCAGGGCGTCAAGTTCCACTCCGGCGCGACGCTCGACGCCGAGGCCGCCAAGAAGGCCATCGAGCGGACGATCGAGAAGAAGGGCGGCGCGTCCTACATCTGGGGCGCGGTCAAGAAGATCGACGCGGTGGACCCGTCCACGCTGAAGTTCACGCTCAAGTACGCCACACCGCTCGACCTGGTCGCCTCCTCCGCCTACGCCTCCTACATCTACGACGTGAACGCCGTGGACAAGGACGGCAAGTCGGATGCCGGCACCGGCCCGTACACGATCGGCTCCTGGCAGAAGGGCAAGGAGACCGAGCTCACGCTGAAGGCGTTCGACGGCTACTGGGGCGGCTGGAAGCCGGAGCAGTACAAGAAGGTCGCCTTCCGCGTCACGCCCGAGATCACCACGGCCTGGCAGCTCCTGCAGAAGGGCGAGGTGAACTTCGTCCAGCGCCTGAACCCGCAGCTGTTCGAGAAAGCCGGCATGACCGAGAACGTGAAGACGTCCTCGTCGCCGTCGTTCCAGAACCTCCTGGTGCTGTTCAACACGGCCACGGGCCCGACGAAGAACGTCAAGATCCGGCAGGCGCTCCAGTACGCGATCGACTACGACGGCCTGACGGCGGCGCTGAAGGGCTCGGGCGAGAAGGCCAGCGGCCTGGTGCCGCAGGGGCTGCTCGGTCACATCAACGGCATGGAGCCCAAGCAGGACCTGGCCAAGGCGCAGGCGCTGCTCGCCGAGGCCGGGTACGGCCCCGACAACCCCGAGCTCAAGCTCACGATGACCTACGCCCAGGGCGACGACGACCAGAAGCTGCTGGTCACGCTGCTCAGCTCGGCGCTCAAGGGCGTGAACGTGACGCTGCAGGCCAAGCCCATGTCCTGGGCCGCGCAGTGGGACCTGGGCAAGAAGCAGGGGCAGGACATCTTCGTCATGTACTGGTATCCGGACTATCCGGACGCCTACTCCTGGTTCCTCAACGTGTTCAAGAGCGCGGACAAGCCGCAGTTCAACCTCTCGTACCTGAAGGACCCGGCCGTCGACAAGGAGATCGACTCGCTGCCGCAGCTCACGGCGACCGACCAGCTCCAGGCCGACCTGGCGTACAAGGATCTGCAGAAGAAGATCATCGAGGAGCAGGCGGCGGTGGCGGTGCCGTACGTGCAGACGTACCAGCGCGCACTGACGGCAGACGTCGAGGGATATGTGGACAATCCCGCTTATCCCAACGTCGTCTTCTTCTACGACCTCAAGCGCGCAAGCTGA
- a CDS encoding hydantoinase/oxoprolinase family protein, with translation MADLPELRIGIDVGGTNTDAVVLGADGQVIAKAKRPTSPDVTEGLRAALDAVLGELEGGWERISRVMLGTTHATNAILERRNLGRVAVLRLGAPATTSVPPLSGWPDDLREAVSAGEAIVPGGHYVDGREIAPPGLDAVRRFLDGVEADAVAVTSVFSPAGGEHERLVEELVKAEYGLPVSVSHEIGSLGLLERENATVLNAALYGVAAHVTEALVTAMAERGLGARPYLAQNDGTLMTLEHAARLPVSTIGSGPANSLRGAAYLSGVSDAIVVDVGGTSTDLGVLAGGFPRESAAAVEIGGVLTNFRMPDILAIALGGGTVVRNGGIGPDSVGYRIVREALVFGGATVTMTDAAVAAGRSPRGVAGWRERLEAAVQADMSERADISERMEDILERAVAIADETVIDAVDRMALGRTDRPLVAVGGGAFLLPDVIPGASRVIRPEHAEVANAVGAAIALASGRVDTILPAGDSRSEAIERAKEEAAARAVAAGADPSGVEIVDLLEVPLSYLSQPAVRVHVKAAGPLAR, from the coding sequence ATGGCTGACCTGCCGGAGCTCCGGATCGGGATCGACGTCGGCGGCACGAACACCGACGCGGTGGTGCTCGGCGCCGACGGCCAGGTGATCGCCAAGGCCAAGCGCCCGACCTCCCCGGACGTGACCGAAGGGCTGCGGGCCGCCCTCGACGCGGTCCTCGGCGAGCTCGAGGGCGGATGGGAGCGGATCAGCCGGGTCATGCTCGGCACCACGCACGCCACCAACGCGATCCTGGAGCGCAGGAACCTCGGCCGCGTCGCCGTGCTGCGGCTCGGCGCGCCCGCCACCACCTCCGTCCCCCCGCTCTCCGGCTGGCCCGACGACCTGCGCGAGGCCGTCTCGGCGGGGGAGGCGATCGTGCCCGGCGGCCACTACGTCGACGGCCGCGAGATCGCCCCGCCGGGGCTCGACGCGGTCCGCCGCTTCCTGGACGGCGTGGAGGCCGACGCCGTGGCCGTCACCAGCGTGTTCAGCCCGGCCGGCGGCGAGCACGAGCGGCTCGTCGAGGAGCTGGTCAAGGCCGAGTACGGCCTGCCGGTCTCGGTGAGCCACGAGATCGGCTCGCTCGGCCTGCTCGAGCGCGAGAACGCCACCGTGCTCAACGCCGCCCTGTACGGCGTCGCCGCCCACGTGACCGAGGCCCTGGTCACCGCGATGGCCGAACGCGGCCTGGGCGCGCGGCCGTACCTGGCGCAGAACGACGGCACGCTCATGACGCTCGAGCACGCCGCGCGGCTGCCGGTCTCGACGATCGGCTCCGGCCCGGCGAACTCCCTGCGCGGAGCCGCGTACCTGTCCGGGGTGTCGGACGCGATCGTGGTGGATGTGGGCGGTACGTCCACCGACCTCGGCGTGCTCGCCGGCGGCTTCCCCAGGGAGTCGGCGGCGGCGGTGGAGATCGGCGGGGTGCTGACGAACTTCCGCATGCCCGACATCCTGGCCATCGCGCTCGGCGGCGGGACCGTGGTGCGGAACGGCGGCATCGGCCCCGACTCGGTCGGTTACCGGATCGTCAGGGAGGCACTCGTGTTCGGCGGCGCCACGGTGACGATGACCGACGCGGCCGTGGCGGCGGGCCGGAGCCCGCGGGGCGTGGCCGGGTGGCGAGAGCGCCTCGAAGCCGCCGTCCAAGCCGACATGTCGGAAAGAGCCGACATATCGGAAAGAATGGAAGACATCCTGGAAAGAGCGGTGGCCATCGCGGACGAGACGGTCATCGACGCCGTGGACAGGATGGCACTCGGCAGAACCGACAGACCGCTGGTCGCGGTGGGTGGCGGGGCGTTCCTGCTGCCCGACGTGATCCCGGGCGCGAGCCGGGTCATCCGCCCGGAGCACGCCGAAGTGGCCAACGCCGTGGGCGCGGCCATCGCGCTGGCGAGCGGCAGAGTGGATACGATCTTGCCAGCGGGAGATAGCCGGTCAGAAGCGATCGAAAGGGCCAAGGAGGAAGCGGCGGCGCGAGCCGTGGCGGCGGGGGCGGATCCCTCCGGCGTAGAGATCGTGGACCTCCTCGAGGTGCCGCTGAGCTACCTCTCCCAGCCCGCCGTGCGGGTACACGTCAAAGCAGCCGGACCCCTCGCCCGGTAA
- a CDS encoding DUF917 domain-containing protein, giving the protein MSSVDVSDIPALARGCAVLGTGGGGDVRTGSLAAIRAIREHGEVPLVELDDLPEDALIVPLSGIGAPTVSHEMIHSADEPGRIAEEVERLFGRPPSAIMSSEIGGSNGVAPVAWAAQLGLPLLDADGMGRAFPEVQMVSMYVAGLPADLVIMSDIVGNVVTIRPVDGLWSERLARAVCVAAGSTALMADYVLTTARARGAVIEGTVTRAIEIGRATEGTADPLGALQESLDAVRLITGKLTDVERRTTGGFVRGTATIEGTGDDRGRRLTLELQNENLVALEDGRVRAMVPDLITVVDTETAGAIQTEALRYGQRVTVLAWPCDPLWRTPKGLDTAGPRAFGYDLDYLPVEELTTHG; this is encoded by the coding sequence ATGAGCAGCGTTGATGTGAGCGACATTCCGGCTCTCGCCCGGGGGTGCGCCGTTCTCGGCACCGGAGGCGGCGGCGACGTGCGTACGGGATCGCTGGCGGCGATCAGGGCCATCCGCGAGCACGGCGAGGTGCCGCTGGTCGAGCTGGACGACCTGCCCGAGGACGCGTTGATCGTGCCGCTGTCCGGCATCGGCGCCCCGACCGTCAGCCACGAGATGATCCACAGTGCGGACGAGCCCGGCCGCATCGCCGAGGAGGTCGAACGCCTCTTCGGTCGCCCCCCGAGCGCGATCATGTCCTCCGAGATCGGCGGCTCGAACGGCGTGGCGCCCGTCGCCTGGGCGGCCCAGCTCGGGCTGCCGCTGCTCGACGCCGACGGCATGGGGCGGGCGTTCCCCGAGGTCCAGATGGTCTCCATGTACGTGGCGGGACTCCCGGCCGACCTGGTGATCATGTCGGACATCGTGGGCAACGTGGTGACCATCCGCCCCGTCGACGGCCTCTGGTCGGAGCGGCTCGCCCGCGCCGTGTGCGTGGCCGCGGGCTCGACCGCGCTGATGGCCGACTACGTGCTCACCACCGCACGGGCCAGGGGCGCGGTCATCGAGGGTACGGTCACCCGCGCCATCGAGATCGGCAGGGCCACGGAGGGCACGGCGGACCCCCTCGGAGCGCTCCAGGAGAGCCTGGACGCCGTACGGCTGATCACCGGCAAGCTCACGGACGTGGAACGCCGCACCACCGGCGGGTTCGTCAGGGGGACGGCCACGATCGAGGGCACCGGGGACGACCGGGGCCGCCGCCTCACCCTGGAGCTGCAGAACGAGAACCTGGTCGCCCTCGAGGACGGCCGGGTTCGGGCCATGGTGCCCGACCTCATCACCGTCGTGGACACCGAGACCGCCGGCGCGATCCAGACCGAGGCCCTCAGGTACGGCCAGCGCGTCACGGTGCTCGCCTGGCCGTGCGACCCGCTCTGGCGCACCCCCAAGGGCCTGGACACGGCCGGGCCGCGGGCCTTCGGGTACGACCTGGACTACCTTCCCGTCGAGGAGCTGACAACCCATGGCTGA
- a CDS encoding RpiB/LacA/LacB family sugar-phosphate isomerase, protein MRISVAADSKDGVAERVVAELRRRGHEVVTHGALSDEERADWAWASELAARDVSEGRADQAVVCCWTGTGASIAANKVPGVRAALCVDAYTADGARKWNDANVLALSLRLTSDVVLDEILAAWLDGRPSTDAADLANVAHLEEI, encoded by the coding sequence ATGCGTATTTCGGTGGCCGCCGACAGCAAGGACGGCGTGGCGGAACGGGTCGTGGCGGAGCTGCGCAGGCGGGGGCACGAGGTGGTGACCCACGGCGCGCTCAGCGACGAGGAGCGCGCCGACTGGGCGTGGGCCTCCGAGCTGGCCGCCCGCGACGTGAGCGAGGGTCGGGCCGACCAGGCGGTGGTCTGCTGCTGGACCGGTACGGGGGCGTCGATCGCGGCGAACAAGGTGCCGGGCGTCCGCGCGGCGCTCTGCGTGGACGCCTACACCGCCGACGGAGCCAGGAAGTGGAACGACGCCAACGTGCTGGCGCTCAGCCTCCGGCTCACCTCCGACGTGGTGCTCGACGAGATCCTCGCCGCCTGGCTGGACGGGCGTCCCAGCACCGACGCCGCCGACCTGGCGAACGTCGCCCATCTTGAGGAGATCTGA
- a CDS encoding amidohydrolase — protein MTDVLLRGGLPWGLEGPADVLVRDGRIHLVGQGIDAPGARVVDIAGQLVLPGLVEAHCHLDKTLFGGPWVPHSADDTLAGRIGNDLGRRAELGVPSVERIGALLERMSAAGTCHVRTHTDIDPVVGLRGVEAVLEAAAGSPVDVRQVAFPQHGVLINPGTAELLEEALKSGVEAVGGLDPAGIDRDPVRHLDLIFGLAERYGAHLDLHLHDGGSLGGWELELITERTRALGLGGRVTVSHAYALGQLDDAYQDRLVQGFAEAGVAIATAAVYSFPVPPIKKLRAAGVTVACGHDGIRDLWGPYGSGDMLERAMHVAYRSTFRRDQDIELALEAATYGGARALGLESYGLAPGDRADLVVVPCGGAAEAVVVHPARTLVMKDGVVLHN, from the coding sequence ATGACCGACGTCCTGCTCCGCGGCGGGCTCCCCTGGGGGCTCGAGGGCCCTGCCGACGTCCTCGTCCGCGACGGCCGGATCCACCTCGTCGGCCAGGGCATCGACGCGCCCGGCGCCCGGGTCGTCGACATCGCGGGGCAGCTCGTGCTGCCCGGCCTCGTCGAGGCGCACTGCCATCTCGACAAGACCCTCTTCGGCGGCCCGTGGGTGCCCCACTCGGCCGATGACACGCTGGCCGGCCGCATCGGAAACGACCTCGGCCGCCGTGCGGAGCTGGGCGTGCCGAGCGTCGAGCGGATCGGCGCGCTGCTGGAACGCATGAGCGCGGCGGGCACGTGCCATGTCCGCACCCACACCGACATCGACCCCGTCGTGGGGCTGCGGGGCGTGGAGGCCGTGCTCGAGGCCGCCGCGGGCTCCCCCGTCGACGTGCGCCAGGTGGCGTTCCCGCAGCACGGCGTGCTGATCAACCCCGGCACGGCCGAGCTGCTCGAAGAGGCGCTGAAGAGCGGCGTCGAGGCGGTCGGCGGCCTCGACCCGGCGGGCATCGACCGCGACCCCGTACGCCACCTCGACCTGATCTTCGGGCTGGCGGAGCGCTACGGCGCCCATCTCGACCTCCACCTGCACGACGGCGGCTCGCTGGGCGGGTGGGAGCTCGAGCTCATCACCGAACGCACCCGGGCGCTGGGGCTGGGCGGCCGGGTGACGGTCAGCCACGCGTACGCGCTCGGCCAGCTCGACGACGCCTACCAGGATCGGCTGGTCCAGGGCTTCGCCGAGGCGGGCGTCGCCATCGCGACCGCGGCCGTCTACAGCTTCCCCGTGCCGCCGATCAAGAAGCTGCGGGCCGCGGGGGTCACGGTCGCCTGCGGCCACGACGGCATCCGCGATCTGTGGGGCCCGTACGGCAGCGGCGACATGCTGGAGCGGGCGATGCACGTCGCCTACCGCAGCACGTTCAGGAGGGACCAGGACATCGAGCTGGCGCTGGAGGCCGCCACCTACGGCGGGGCCCGCGCGCTCGGGCTGGAGTCGTACGGGCTGGCGCCGGGTGACCGGGCCGACCTCGTCGTCGTGCCGTGCGGGGGCGCGGCGGAGGCGGTGGTCGTTCACCCTGCGCGCACACTGGTCATGAAAGACGGCGTAGTCCTGCACAATTGA
- a CDS encoding Tex family protein — MLSIHQRIAAELGVRDGQVQAAVDLLDGGATVPFIARYRKEATGALDDAQLRTLEERLRYLRELEERRTAILESIESQGKLDDELREQIMAAETKARLEDIYLPYKPKRRTKAQIARELGLEPLADQLLGDPTLDPAATAEGFVTEGVADAGAALEGARAILIERFAEDADLIGGLREQLWSRGRLVSKVREGKEEAGAKFSDYFEFGEPFTKLPSHRILAMFRGEKEEVLSVTLEPDDSPDYELRIASRFGVSDQGRPADKWLGETVRWAWRTRILVHLGIDLRMRLWQAAEDEAVRVFAANLRDLLLAAPAGSRATMGLDPGLRTGVKVAVVDATGKVVETATIYPHEPKRQWDQSLAVLGALAQRHGVELIAIGNGTASRETDKLAGELVQHMPSITKIVVSEAGASVYSASPYASQELPELDVSLRGAVSIARRLQDPLAELVKIDPKSIGVGQYQHDLAESKLSRSLDAVVEDCVNAVGVDVNTASAPLLTRVSGIGSTLAESIVRHRDANGPFRTRAALKGVPRLGPKAFEQCAGFLRIRGGDDPLDVSSVHPEAYPVVRRILTSAKTDLKSLIGNTAALRAMKPAEFTDDTFGLPTVTDILRELEKPGRDPRPAFKTATFKEGVEKISDLTSGMILEGVVTNVAAFGAFVDIGVHQDGLVHVSAMSRNFVKDPRDVVKPGDIVRVKVLDVDIPRKRISLTLRLEDETPAQASGDGSRRGSGRGDGARGDGRGDGQRDRAQSRGDGRRGGDSGRGGEGSRGGDGRGGAGGRGGDGGRGGDGGQRGRGDGQRGGGRRQDRPAPTGAMAEALRKAGLTGNDR; from the coding sequence GTGCTCTCTATTCACCAGCGGATCGCGGCAGAGCTGGGCGTACGCGACGGCCAGGTGCAGGCGGCCGTCGATCTGCTCGACGGCGGCGCGACCGTGCCGTTCATCGCGCGATACCGGAAAGAGGCCACCGGCGCCCTCGACGACGCGCAGCTGCGCACGCTCGAAGAGCGGCTGCGCTACCTTCGCGAGCTGGAGGAGCGCAGGACGGCGATCCTCGAGTCGATCGAGTCTCAGGGCAAGCTCGACGACGAGCTGCGCGAGCAGATCATGGCAGCGGAGACCAAGGCCAGGCTCGAGGACATCTACCTGCCTTACAAGCCCAAGCGGCGCACCAAGGCGCAGATCGCCCGCGAGCTGGGCCTTGAGCCGCTGGCCGACCAGCTGCTCGGCGACCCCACGCTCGACCCCGCCGCGACGGCCGAGGGCTTCGTCACCGAGGGCGTGGCCGACGCGGGCGCCGCACTCGAGGGGGCCAGGGCGATCCTGATCGAGCGGTTCGCCGAGGACGCCGACCTGATCGGCGGTCTGCGCGAGCAGCTGTGGAGCCGCGGTCGGCTGGTGTCGAAGGTGCGCGAGGGCAAGGAGGAGGCGGGAGCCAAGTTCTCCGACTACTTCGAGTTCGGCGAGCCGTTCACGAAGCTGCCCTCCCACCGGATCCTCGCCATGTTCAGGGGGGAGAAGGAGGAGGTGCTCTCCGTCACGCTGGAGCCCGACGACAGCCCCGACTACGAGCTGCGCATCGCCTCCCGCTTCGGCGTCTCCGACCAGGGCCGGCCTGCCGACAAGTGGCTGGGCGAGACCGTGCGCTGGGCCTGGCGCACCCGCATCCTCGTGCATCTCGGCATCGACCTGCGGATGCGGCTGTGGCAGGCGGCCGAGGACGAGGCGGTGCGGGTCTTCGCGGCCAACCTGCGCGACCTGCTGCTCGCCGCCCCCGCCGGGAGCCGGGCCACGATGGGCCTCGACCCCGGCCTGCGTACGGGCGTGAAGGTCGCCGTGGTCGACGCCACGGGCAAGGTCGTCGAGACGGCGACCATCTACCCTCATGAGCCCAAGCGGCAGTGGGACCAGTCGCTGGCCGTCCTCGGCGCGCTCGCGCAGCGCCACGGGGTCGAGCTGATCGCCATCGGCAACGGCACCGCCTCGCGCGAGACCGACAAGCTGGCCGGCGAGCTGGTCCAGCACATGCCGTCGATCACCAAGATCGTGGTTTCGGAGGCCGGGGCCTCGGTCTACTCCGCCTCGCCGTACGCGTCGCAGGAGCTGCCCGAGCTCGACGTGTCCCTGCGCGGGGCGGTGTCGATCGCCCGCAGGCTCCAGGACCCGCTGGCCGAGCTGGTCAAGATCGACCCCAAGTCGATCGGCGTCGGCCAGTACCAGCACGACCTGGCCGAGTCCAAGCTCTCCCGCTCGCTCGACGCGGTGGTCGAAGACTGCGTCAACGCCGTCGGCGTCGACGTCAACACCGCGTCGGCGCCGCTGCTCACGCGGGTGTCCGGCATCGGCTCCACGCTGGCCGAGAGCATCGTCCGCCACCGTGACGCCAACGGCCCCTTCAGGACGCGTGCCGCCCTCAAGGGCGTGCCCCGGCTCGGGCCCAAGGCGTTCGAGCAGTGCGCGGGCTTCCTGCGCATCCGCGGCGGCGACGACCCGCTCGACGTGTCGAGCGTCCACCCCGAGGCCTACCCGGTGGTCCGCCGCATCCTCACCTCGGCCAAGACCGACCTCAAGTCCCTGATCGGTAACACGGCGGCGCTGCGGGCCATGAAGCCCGCCGAGTTCACGGACGACACGTTCGGTCTGCCGACGGTCACCGACATCCTGCGCGAGCTGGAGAAGCCCGGCCGCGACCCGCGGCCCGCCTTCAAGACCGCCACCTTCAAGGAGGGGGTCGAGAAGATCTCCGACCTGACCTCAGGGATGATCCTCGAGGGTGTGGTCACCAACGTCGCCGCCTTCGGCGCGTTCGTGGACATCGGCGTCCACCAGGACGGCCTGGTCCACGTTTCCGCCATGTCCCGAAATTTCGTGAAGGACCCCCGCGATGTGGTCAAGCCCGGCGACATCGTCCGCGTCAAGGTCCTCGACGTCGACATTCCCCGCAAGCGCATCTCCCTGACCCTCCGGCTGGAGGACGAGACGCCGGCCCAGGCCTCGGGCGACGGCTCACGCAGGGGTTCGGGCCGCGGCGACGGCGCACGGGGTGACGGACGGGGTGACGGCCAGCGCGACCGCGCCCAGAGCCGGGGCGACGGCCGCCGCGGTGGCGACAGCGGCCGCGGTGGCGAAGGAAGCCGAGGCGGGGACGGCCGGGGCGGCGCTGGGGGCCGTGGTGGCGACGGCGGCCGAGGCGGCGACGGTGGCCAGCGCGGGCGCGGAGACGGCCAGCGCGGCGGCGGCCGCCGCCAGGACCGCCCGGCACCCACCGGCGCGATGGCCGAAGCCCTCCGCAAGGCGGGCCTCACCGGCAACGACCGCTAA